From a single Georhizobium profundi genomic region:
- the betC gene encoding choline-sulfatase: protein MRPNILTIMVDQLNGTLFPDGPADWLHAPNLKRLAARSARFRNAYTASPLCAPGRASFMSGQLPSRTRVYDNAAEFASDIPTFAHHLRRAGYQTCLSGKMHFVGPDQLHGFEERLTTDIYPADFGWTPDYRKPGERIDWWYHNMASVTGAGVAEITNQLEYDDEVAHHALAKIYDLARGKDDRPWHLTVSFTHPHDPYVARKRFFDLYEDCQHLQPDVPAMPYEAHDPHSKRIFDANDWRSYTITDADIARSRQAYFANISYLDEKIGALLDALEATRQDAIVVFLSDHGDMLGERGLWYKMNFFEGSARVPLMIAAPGLNVGLIEEPVSTLDVTPTLAELAGISLDDIMPWTDGESLVPVAGQTRRSSPVPMEYAAEASIAPLVAIRDGQWKYVHCEVDPPQLYDLSNDPHELSNLAADPAHAETTAWLAGVVAAKWDMAAFDAAVRQSQARRWVVYEALRNGSYYPWDYQPLRKASERYMRNHMDLNVVEHDNRFPRGE from the coding sequence AACCTGAAGCGGCTTGCCGCGCGCTCCGCACGCTTTCGCAATGCCTACACGGCTTCGCCGCTCTGCGCACCCGGGCGGGCAAGTTTCATGTCCGGGCAGTTGCCGAGCCGCACCCGCGTCTACGACAATGCAGCCGAGTTCGCCTCCGACATCCCCACATTTGCGCATCATCTGCGCCGCGCCGGCTACCAGACGTGTCTTTCAGGCAAGATGCACTTCGTCGGGCCTGATCAGTTGCACGGCTTCGAGGAGCGGCTGACGACGGATATCTATCCGGCCGATTTCGGCTGGACGCCCGACTACCGCAAACCCGGCGAGCGGATCGACTGGTGGTACCACAACATGGCGTCGGTCACGGGTGCCGGCGTTGCCGAAATCACCAACCAGCTCGAATATGACGACGAGGTCGCCCATCACGCGCTGGCTAAGATCTATGATCTCGCCAGGGGCAAGGATGATCGCCCCTGGCATCTGACCGTCAGCTTCACGCACCCGCACGACCCTTATGTGGCACGCAAGCGCTTCTTCGATCTTTACGAGGACTGCCAGCATCTGCAGCCGGACGTGCCGGCTATGCCCTACGAGGCGCACGATCCGCATTCCAAGCGCATTTTCGATGCCAATGACTGGCGCTCCTATACGATCACCGACGCGGATATCGCCCGCTCGCGGCAGGCCTATTTCGCCAACATCTCCTATCTCGACGAGAAGATCGGGGCACTGCTCGATGCGCTTGAGGCCACGCGGCAGGACGCGATCGTCGTGTTCCTGTCGGACCATGGCGACATGCTCGGCGAGCGTGGGCTCTGGTACAAGATGAACTTCTTCGAGGGTTCTGCGCGCGTACCGCTGATGATCGCGGCGCCCGGTCTCAACGTTGGCCTGATCGAAGAACCTGTTTCCACGCTTGACGTTACGCCGACACTCGCCGAGCTTGCCGGGATTTCGCTCGACGACATCATGCCATGGACCGATGGCGAAAGCCTCGTGCCGGTTGCCGGCCAGACCAGGCGTTCCAGCCCCGTGCCGATGGAGTATGCGGCGGAAGCGTCGATCGCGCCTCTGGTCGCGATCCGCGATGGGCAGTGGAAATATGTTCACTGCGAGGTCGATCCGCCGCAGCTTTACGACCTTTCGAACGACCCGCACGAGCTCAGCAATCTGGCTGCCGATCCCGCCCATGCGGAGACGACCGCGTGGCTTGCCGGGGTCGTTGCCGCCAAATGGGACATGGCCGCATTCGATGCGGCCGTCCGCCAAAGCCAGGCGCGGCGCTGGGTGGTCTACGAGGCGCTGCGCAACGGCAGCTACTATCCTTGGGATTACCAGCCGCTGCGCAAGGCATCCGAGCGCTACATGCGCAACCACATGGACCTGAACGTCGTCGAACACGACAACCGCTTTCCCCGAGGTGAATAA
- the betB gene encoding betaine-aldehyde dehydrogenase codes for MRAQPQASHFVDGRYVEDTAGEVFENVFSATCEVIAKLHAATDGIIEEAVASGRRAQKEWAALAPAERGRVLRRAADIIRSRNRELSELETLDTGKPIQETIVADASSGADCLEFFGGLAATLNGETIPLGRDFAYTRRDPLGLCVGIGAWNYPTQIACWKAAPALAGGNALIFKPSEMTPLCALKIAEIFIEAGAPKGLFNVVQGLGAVGAKLVSHPAVDKVSLTGSVPTGSKVYAAAAAGIKHVTMELGGKSPIIVFDDADIENAISGAMLGNFYSTGQICSNGTRVFVHRSIKDRFLTRLAERTASIVLGDPRNEETQMGPLVSHAQREKVEAYIEKGKAEGARLVAGGERVAPEGLDDGAFIAPTIFADVTDDMTIAREEIFGPVMCVLDFEDEDEVVERANGTEFGLSAAVYTADLTRGHRVIGRIDAGTCWINAYNLTPVEMPFGGMKMSGVGRENGRAALEHYTQIKSVYVGLGPQDAPY; via the coding sequence ATGCGTGCCCAGCCCCAAGCATCCCATTTCGTTGACGGACGCTATGTCGAGGATACGGCAGGTGAGGTTTTCGAAAATGTCTTCTCTGCAACCTGCGAGGTGATCGCGAAGCTCCACGCCGCGACCGATGGGATCATCGAGGAAGCGGTCGCGTCGGGTCGTCGGGCCCAGAAGGAATGGGCGGCACTTGCGCCCGCCGAGCGCGGACGCGTACTGCGCCGCGCCGCCGACATCATCCGCTCGCGCAATCGCGAATTGTCGGAACTGGAGACGCTGGATACGGGCAAGCCGATCCAGGAAACGATTGTCGCCGATGCGTCCTCGGGGGCCGATTGCCTGGAATTCTTCGGCGGGCTCGCCGCCACCCTCAATGGCGAGACGATCCCGCTCGGGCGCGATTTCGCCTATACGCGGCGCGATCCACTCGGGCTTTGCGTCGGTATCGGGGCCTGGAACTATCCAACGCAGATCGCATGCTGGAAGGCCGCGCCGGCGCTGGCCGGCGGCAATGCCTTGATCTTCAAGCCTTCCGAGATGACGCCGCTTTGCGCGCTGAAGATTGCCGAAATCTTCATCGAAGCCGGCGCGCCGAAGGGCCTCTTTAACGTCGTCCAGGGTCTTGGCGCAGTCGGGGCGAAGCTCGTTTCCCATCCTGCGGTCGATAAAGTGTCGCTGACGGGCTCGGTGCCGACCGGCTCGAAGGTTTACGCGGCCGCTGCCGCCGGCATCAAGCATGTGACGATGGAACTGGGCGGCAAGTCGCCGATCATCGTCTTCGATGACGCCGACATCGAGAATGCCATCAGCGGCGCCATGCTCGGCAATTTCTATTCGACCGGGCAGATCTGCTCGAACGGCACCCGTGTCTTCGTTCATCGTTCGATCAAGGACCGGTTCCTCACCCGCCTTGCCGAGCGCACCGCATCAATCGTGCTTGGCGATCCACGCAACGAGGAGACCCAGATGGGACCGCTCGTCTCGCACGCCCAGCGCGAGAAGGTGGAGGCCTATATCGAGAAGGGCAAGGCGGAAGGCGCGCGCCTCGTCGCCGGCGGTGAGAGGGTGGCACCCGAGGGTCTCGATGATGGCGCCTTCATTGCGCCGACCATTTTTGCCGACGTGACCGACGACATGACCATCGCGCGCGAGGAAATCTTCGGCCCGGTCATGTGCGTCCTCGATTTTGAGGACGAGGACGAAGTCGTCGAGCGAGCGAACGGCACCGAGTTCGGGCTCTCGGCCGCGGTCTACACGGCCGATCTCACCCGCGGCCACCGTGTCATCGGCCGTATCGATGCCGGCACCTGCTGGATCAACGCCTACAATCTGACACCGGTGGAAATGCCCTTCGGCGGCATGAAGATGTCCGGCGTCGGTCGCGAGAACGGTCGCGCGGCGCTGGAACACTACACGCAGATCAAGAGCGTCTATGTGGGCCTCGGCCCGCAGGACGCGCCGTATTGA
- the betA gene encoding choline dehydrogenase yields the protein MTMEADFVVIGSGSAGAATAYRLAEDGRHSVLVLEYGGTDIGPFIQMPAALSYPMNMGIYDWGFESEPEPHLGNRRLATPRGKVIGGSSSINGMVYVRGHARDFDTWADLGAQGWSYADVLPYFKRMEHWHAGGPFADAGSGDPSWRGRSGPMHITRGPRKNPLYRAFVEAGKQAGFEATDDYNGEKQEGFGPMEQTVWKGRRWSTANAYLRPALKKKNTELVRCFARRVIIENGKATGVEIERGGAIEIVKARREVIIAASSINSPKLLMLSGIGPAAHLAEHGIAPVADRPGVGANLQDHLELYIQYASLQPITLYKHYNLIGKGLVGLQWLLFKTGLGASNQFESAAFLRSAPGVDYPDIQYHFLPMAVRYDGKAAAEGHGFQAHVGPMRSPSRGSVTLRSGEAKDKPVIRFNYMGHEKDWADFRHCIRLTREIFGQPAFADYAGKEIQPGINLQSDVDLDGFIRDHAESAYHPCGTCRMGRADDPMAVVDPECRVIGVDGLRVADSSIFPQITNGNLNGPSIMVGEKAADHILGRQPLAPENAESWINPRWKTSDR from the coding sequence ATGACCATGGAAGCGGATTTCGTCGTCATTGGCTCCGGCTCGGCCGGCGCCGCCACCGCCTATCGGCTGGCCGAGGACGGGCGCCATTCCGTGCTCGTGCTGGAATATGGCGGCACGGACATCGGCCCGTTCATCCAGATGCCGGCGGCACTGTCCTATCCCATGAACATGGGCATCTACGACTGGGGATTTGAGAGCGAGCCGGAGCCGCATCTCGGCAACCGCAGGCTTGCGACGCCGCGGGGCAAGGTCATCGGCGGTTCGTCCTCCATCAACGGCATGGTCTATGTGCGCGGCCATGCACGCGACTTCGACACCTGGGCGGACCTCGGCGCTCAAGGCTGGTCGTACGCGGACGTTCTGCCCTACTTCAAGCGCATGGAGCACTGGCACGCCGGTGGGCCGTTTGCCGATGCCGGTTCGGGCGATCCATCCTGGCGTGGCCGCTCAGGGCCGATGCACATTACGCGCGGCCCGCGGAAGAACCCACTTTACCGCGCCTTTGTGGAGGCCGGAAAGCAGGCAGGCTTCGAGGCGACGGACGACTACAATGGCGAAAAGCAGGAGGGTTTCGGGCCGATGGAGCAGACGGTCTGGAAAGGCCGCCGCTGGTCCACGGCGAATGCCTATCTGCGGCCGGCGCTAAAGAAGAAGAACACCGAGCTCGTCCGGTGTTTCGCCCGCCGCGTCATCATCGAGAATGGCAAGGCGACCGGCGTCGAGATCGAACGCGGCGGCGCCATCGAGATCGTGAAGGCGCGGCGCGAGGTGATCATCGCCGCATCGTCGATCAATTCGCCGAAGCTCCTGATGCTCTCCGGCATCGGCCCGGCCGCGCATCTCGCCGAGCACGGCATCGCGCCTGTCGCGGATCGACCGGGCGTTGGCGCCAATCTGCAGGATCATCTGGAGCTTTATATCCAGTACGCATCGCTTCAGCCGATCACACTCTACAAGCACTACAATCTGATCGGAAAGGGTCTCGTCGGTCTGCAATGGTTGCTGTTCAAGACGGGCCTTGGAGCATCGAACCAGTTCGAAAGCGCCGCTTTCCTGCGCTCGGCTCCCGGCGTCGATTATCCGGACATCCAGTACCACTTCCTGCCCATGGCGGTGCGCTACGACGGCAAGGCGGCTGCCGAAGGCCATGGGTTTCAGGCCCATGTCGGGCCCATGCGCTCGCCTTCGCGCGGTTCGGTGACGTTGCGCAGCGGCGAGGCCAAGGACAAGCCCGTCATCCGGTTCAACTATATGGGCCATGAAAAGGATTGGGCGGACTTCCGCCACTGCATCCGCCTGACGCGCGAAATCTTCGGGCAACCGGCCTTTGCCGATTACGCGGGCAAGGAGATCCAGCCCGGCATCAATCTGCAGTCGGATGTCGACCTCGACGGCTTCATTCGAGACCACGCTGAAAGCGCCTATCACCCCTGCGGCACGTGCCGGATGGGGCGCGCGGATGATCCGATGGCGGTGGTCGATCCCGAATGCCGCGTCATCGGCGTCGACGGCCTGCGCGTGGCCGATAGCTCGATCTTCCCGCAGATCACCAATGGCAATCTGAACGGCCCGTCGATCATGGTCGGCGAAAAGGCCGCGGATCACATTCTCGGTCGCCAGCCGCTCGCGCCGGAAAATGCCGAGTCCTGGATCAACCCACGTTGGAAGACGAGCGACCGCTAA